The proteins below are encoded in one region of Hordeum vulgare subsp. vulgare chromosome 3H, MorexV3_pseudomolecules_assembly, whole genome shotgun sequence:
- the LOC123439408 gene encoding GDSL esterase/lipase At1g33811-like, translating into MENYHHLLLLLRRWVVIVAVAVVLHAHGDLLAVQAAAQKQLVPCMYIFGDSLVDNGNNNNILSLARANYRPYGVDFPDGAAPPGRFTNGRTMVDLLAGLLGFQPPFIPAYAMAQPSDYARGLNFASGAAGVRPETGNNLGGHYPLSEQVSHFASVVGQIPPEGREKRLGRCIYYVGMGSNDYLNNYFMPDYYNTAQTYDPAAYAAALLQEYERQLIALHALGARKFVVAGVGQIGCIPYELARIDDDGDDQGRGRPPRTSSTGIGLSIPGITVSIGGNRSAGSGGGATKKSGCNDKINSAIAIYNKGLLAMVKRLNGGQQTPGAKLVFLNAVNSGKDLAANAAAYGFTVVDRGCCGVGRNNGQITCLPMQRPCDDRSKYIFWDAFHPTEAANKIIANKVFTSSSTADAYPINVSRLAAI; encoded by the coding sequence ATGGAAAATtaccatcatcttcttcttcttcttcgacggTGGGTGGTAATTGTGGCGGTGGCAGTGGTACTGCACGCCCATGGGGACCTACTAGCAGTGCAGGCGGCGGCGCAGAAGCAGCTGGTTCCGTGCATGTACATCTTCGGCGACTCGCTGGtggacaacggcaacaacaacaacatcctcaGCCTCGCCAGGGCCAACTACCGCCCCTACGGCGTTGACTTCCCCGACGGCGCCGCGCCGCCCGGCCGATTCACCAACGGCCGCACCATGGTCGACCTGCTCGCCGGCCTCCTCGGCTTCCAGCCGCCCTTCATCCCCGCCTACGCCATGGCGCAGCCCTCCGACTACGCGCGCGGGCTCAACTTCGCCTCGGGCGCCGCGGGCGTCAGGCCGGAGACCGGGAACAACCTCGGCGGCCACTACCCTCTGTCGGAGCAGGTGAGCCACTTCGCGTCGGTGGTGGGCCAGATACCGCCGGAGGGGAGAGAGAAGCGGCTGGGCCGGTGCATCTACTACGTGGGCATGGGCAGCAACGACTACCTCAACAACTACTTCATGCCCGACTACTACAACACCGCGCAGACCTACGACCCCGCCGCctacgccgccgccctcctccagGAATACGAGCGCCAGCTCATCGCCCTCCACGCCCTCGGCGCCAGGAAGTTCGTCGTCGCCGGCGTCGGCCAGATCGGGTGCATTCCCTACGAGCTGGCCAGgatcgacgacgacggcgatgaccaAGGACGTGGACGCCCCCCTCGTACCTCCTCCACCGGCATCGGCCTCTCGATCCCCGGCATCACCGTCAGCATCGGCGGCAACCGGAGCGCAGGTAGCGGCGGTGGCGCGACGAAAAAGAGCGGGTGCAACGACAAGATCAACAGCGCCATCGCCATCTACAACAAGGGGCTGCTGGCCATGGTGAAACGCCTCAACGGCGGGCAGCAGACGCCGGGGGCaaagctcgtcttcctcaacgcCGTCAACAGCGGCAAGGACCTGGCGGCCAACGCGGCGGCGTACGGGTTCACGGTGGTGGACCGCGGGTGCTGCGGCGTGGGGAGGAACAACGGCCAGATCACGTGCCTGCCCATGCAACGGCCCTGCGACGACCGGAGCAAGTACATCTTCTGGGACGCCTTCCACCCCACCGAGGCGGCCAACAAGATCATAGCCAACAAGGTCTTCACCTCATCCTCCACCGCCGACGCCTACCCCATCAACGTCAGCCGCCTCGCCGCCATATGA